From Micromonospora nigra, one genomic window encodes:
- a CDS encoding HAD family hydrolase, with amino-acid sequence MTPVRPHLVWDWNGTLLNDLSLVVTATNAAFASVGGPTVTPDEHRVRFRRPIADYYAEVLGRAVDDEAFGRLDRIFHDAYRTGLTTCELAHDAAVAMEAWPGTQSLLSMWFHDELVPAVHTYGLAGRFTRMDGLRAQVGGGRKAESLRRHLTELGVPGREVVLIGDSLDDADAALSVGGRVVLYTGGFTDPDRLRASGHPVADTLAAAVTLATTLP; translated from the coding sequence ATGACCCCTGTGCGACCCCACCTGGTGTGGGACTGGAACGGGACTCTCCTGAACGATCTCAGTCTGGTGGTGACCGCCACCAATGCGGCCTTCGCCAGCGTCGGCGGGCCCACGGTGACCCCCGACGAGCACCGGGTGCGGTTCCGTCGGCCGATCGCCGACTACTACGCCGAGGTGCTCGGCCGTGCGGTCGACGACGAGGCGTTCGGCCGGCTGGACCGGATCTTCCACGACGCGTACCGGACCGGCCTGACCACGTGTGAGCTCGCGCACGACGCGGCGGTCGCGATGGAGGCCTGGCCGGGCACCCAGTCGCTGCTGTCCATGTGGTTCCACGACGAGCTGGTGCCCGCCGTGCACACGTACGGCCTCGCCGGGCGCTTCACCCGGATGGACGGCCTGCGGGCCCAGGTGGGCGGCGGTCGCAAGGCCGAGTCGCTGCGCCGGCACCTGACCGAGCTGGGGGTGCCGGGCCGGGAGGTGGTGCTGATCGGCGATTCGCTGGACGACGCCGACGCGGCGCTGTCGGTGGGCGGCCGGGTGGTGCTGTACACCGGCGGCTTCACCGACCCCGACCGGCTGCGCGCCTCCGGCCACCCGGTGGCCGACACCCTCGCGGCGGCGGTGACCCTCGCCACCACCCTGCCCTGA
- a CDS encoding glutaredoxin family protein has protein sequence MREPRLTLITRPGCHLCEDAKAALDRVVAVTGDRWIEKDVSEDVELEREYGDRLPVTLLDGKEHGYWRVEEERLLRDLTTPQL, from the coding sequence ATGCGTGAGCCCCGACTCACCCTGATCACCCGGCCCGGCTGTCACCTGTGCGAGGACGCCAAGGCGGCCCTCGACCGGGTGGTCGCGGTCACCGGCGACCGGTGGATCGAGAAGGACGTCAGCGAGGACGTGGAGCTGGAACGCGAGTACGGCGACCGGCTGCCGGTGACGTTGCTCGACGGCAAGGAGCACGGCTACTGGCGGGTGGAGGAGGAACGGCTGCTGCGGGACCTCACGACCCCCCAGCTGTAG
- a CDS encoding redox-sensing transcriptional repressor Rex codes for MSQHRHPGAPGRAGAVPALPDLPEATVARLPEYLRALHNLAESGHETVSSEGLASAAGVNSAKLRKDLSHLGSYGTRGVGYDVALLVDQIEYVLGLTQRRAVALVGVGNLGHALAGYDGFASRGFRIAALLDADPDRVGEEIGGLVVRHVDELPRVAAEEAIAIGVIATPAAAAQRVADQLVAVGVTSILNFAPCVLSVPEGVDVRKVDLAIELQILSFHEHRKASLTALPATGGSALTALPGGLAATDPQEAIGT; via the coding sequence ATGAGTCAGCACCGTCACCCAGGCGCGCCCGGTCGCGCCGGTGCCGTACCGGCGCTCCCGGACCTTCCCGAGGCGACCGTCGCACGGCTCCCGGAATACCTCCGCGCCCTGCACAACCTGGCCGAGAGCGGGCACGAGACAGTCTCCAGCGAGGGGCTGGCCAGCGCCGCCGGGGTCAACTCCGCCAAGCTCCGCAAGGACCTGTCCCACCTCGGCTCGTACGGCACCCGCGGCGTCGGCTACGACGTGGCCCTGCTGGTCGACCAGATCGAGTACGTGCTCGGGCTCACCCAGCGCCGCGCGGTGGCCCTGGTGGGCGTGGGTAACCTGGGTCACGCCCTCGCCGGCTACGACGGCTTCGCCAGCCGTGGCTTCCGGATCGCCGCGCTGCTCGACGCCGACCCCGACCGGGTCGGCGAGGAGATCGGCGGCCTGGTCGTGCGGCACGTCGACGAGCTGCCCCGGGTCGCCGCCGAGGAGGCCATCGCCATCGGGGTGATCGCGACCCCCGCCGCAGCCGCCCAGCGGGTCGCCGACCAGCTCGTCGCGGTCGGGGTGACGAGCATCCTGAACTTCGCCCCGTGCGTCCTCTCGGTCCCGGAGGGCGTCGACGTGCGCAAGGTCGACCTCGCCATCGAGTTGCAGATCCTGTCGTTCCACGAGCACCGTAAGGCCTCCCTGACCGCGCTGCCCGCCACCGGCGGGTCCGCCCTCACCGCGCTGCCCGGCGGCCTCGCGGCCACCGACCCCCAGGAGGCGATCGGCACGTGA
- a CDS encoding glutamyl-tRNA reductase, with the protein MKLLVVGASYRTAPVATLEQLAVAPADLTRILDRLVAQPYVSEAVLVSTCNRVEVYAAVSGFHGGLGDICAVLAEQAGCQPAALANHLYVHFDAAAVDHVFRVAAGLDSMVVGEAQILGQLRDAYHWATGADTAGRLLHELMQQALRVGKRAHAETGIDRAGQSVVTAALELAAGHLDGDLAGRPALVVGAGAMGSLGVATLSRLGAGPVTVSNRGTDRAVRLAESYGANSAPLADLPVTLAGVDVVVAATAATEPVLTREVVARALAGRDPARGPLVLLDLAVPRDVGAGVAELPGVEVVDIDRMAAVLAGGPAATDAAAVERIVVAEVDSFLSWLRGADVAPTVAALRGRADDVVTAELRRLAQRRPDLDDDQRAEVARTVHRVVQRLLHQPTVRVRQLAAEPGGDQYAALLRELFDLQVPQTSPVDSVPDVVEPDPGPAGGADLSQSFGAVDVPPTGGER; encoded by the coding sequence GTGAAACTGCTCGTCGTCGGCGCGTCCTACCGCACCGCTCCGGTCGCCACCCTGGAGCAGCTGGCGGTGGCCCCCGCCGACCTCACCCGCATCCTGGACCGCCTGGTGGCCCAGCCGTACGTGAGCGAGGCCGTGCTCGTCTCCACCTGCAACCGGGTGGAGGTCTACGCCGCCGTGTCCGGTTTCCACGGCGGCCTCGGTGACATCTGCGCGGTGCTCGCCGAGCAGGCCGGCTGCCAGCCGGCAGCCCTCGCCAACCACCTCTACGTGCACTTCGACGCCGCCGCCGTCGACCACGTGTTCCGGGTGGCCGCCGGGCTGGACTCGATGGTGGTCGGCGAGGCGCAGATCCTCGGCCAGCTCCGCGACGCCTACCACTGGGCCACCGGCGCCGACACCGCCGGCCGGCTGCTGCACGAGCTGATGCAGCAGGCGCTGCGGGTGGGCAAGCGGGCGCACGCCGAGACCGGCATCGACCGTGCCGGCCAGAGCGTCGTCACCGCCGCGCTGGAGCTGGCCGCCGGCCACCTCGACGGCGACCTGGCCGGGCGGCCCGCCCTCGTCGTCGGGGCCGGGGCGATGGGCTCGCTGGGAGTGGCCACGCTGTCCCGGCTCGGCGCCGGCCCGGTCACCGTCTCCAACCGGGGCACCGACCGGGCCGTGCGGCTCGCCGAGTCGTACGGCGCCAACTCCGCCCCCCTGGCCGACCTGCCCGTCACCCTCGCCGGGGTGGACGTCGTGGTGGCCGCGACGGCCGCCACCGAGCCGGTCCTCACCCGGGAGGTGGTCGCCCGGGCGCTGGCCGGGCGCGACCCGGCCCGGGGGCCGCTGGTGCTGCTCGACCTGGCCGTCCCGCGTGACGTCGGGGCGGGCGTCGCCGAGCTGCCCGGCGTCGAGGTGGTCGACATCGACCGGATGGCCGCGGTGCTCGCCGGTGGCCCGGCCGCCACGGACGCCGCCGCCGTGGAGCGGATCGTGGTCGCCGAGGTCGACAGCTTCCTCAGCTGGCTGCGCGGTGCCGACGTGGCACCCACCGTGGCCGCCCTGCGCGGACGCGCCGACGACGTGGTCACCGCCGAGCTGCGCCGGCTCGCCCAGCGCCGCCCCGACCTCGACGACGACCAGCGCGCCGAGGTGGCCCGGACGGTCCACCGGGTGGTGCAGCGACTGCTGCACCAGCCCACCGTGCGGGTCCGGCAGCTCGCCGCGGAACCCGGCGGCGACCAGTACGCGGCCCTGCTGCGGGAGCTGTTCGACCTCCAGGTGCCGCAGACGTCCCCGGTCGACAGCGTTCCCGACGTGGTCGAGCCCGACCCGGGCCCGGCCGGCGGGGCCGACCTGTCCCAGTCGTTCGGGGCGGTCGACGTCCCACCCACCGGAGGTGAGCGATGA